Genomic DNA from Leptospira inadai serovar Lyme str. 10:
AGTTTCCTGTAAATATATTTACAAATTAGTTCGTTTTGGATTAAAATGCTTTTCGTTTATTTGCGACTCCGTTCCTTAATTTTTACGCCATATGCTTTTTAAAAAAATAGCGATTATTTACGAGGATAGGGACTATCTGACAAAACAGAAAGCGCTGCATATATTTATACTCAACGTTTTCACTTTGATCTTAAGTACGTTGGCCAGTATTCTTTACATAAGTAAGGGAGTTCGTCCGGGTTATATAATTATCATTTTATCTTCGATCGTTTCGATCTTTTTGATTTTTACCAAACGATTCGATTTAGCGGTAAATGTGAATTTAATCGCCGGCCTTTTTTCCGTAACTGCGGGTTGGTTTTTCGGAGCTAAGGACGGAAATTTTATCTTCTCCATTTCTACCTTAATCATAGTATTTTTATATTTATCGAATATTAGAAATACTATATTAGTTTCGATATACTGCTTGGGTCTTTTGATTTTTAAAGGTTGGGTGTCGGGGAATACGGATAAAGCCGGTATCATATACTATTCCGACACCATAGTAATGTATTCTTTGTTCGCTCTCATCTCGATTTTGACCGTTCGAGTCATCAAGGTATATTCCGATGAAAAAGATATTCTAATCAAGGAAATTCACCATAGGGTTAGAAATAACCTGCAAATACTTTCCGGTTTAATAGAGGTTCAAAAAACCGAATTTGGTCCGGAACTGGTACATCATTGTACGGAAATCCAAAACAGAATTTTTGCGATCTCGAAAGTGCATAACTACGTATATAAGTCGGGAAGTTATCTTAAAGTGGACTGCAAGGTGGTTTTTCGGGAAATCATTTCCAATCTTATATCCGTATTTTTCTCGGATATGCCTCCTCCTAGCGTCGAAGAGAAAATTGAAAACATTAATTTATCGGTGGAAGACGCGATTCCTCTTGCCTTAATTTTAAACGAGATACTATTGAATTTCTTTCAGCCTCACACAGATTCCATTATTTCTTCGACTATCGTCGTCGAATTGGCGGAGTCGGACCATGCGTATCGTTTGCGTATTTACGATTCCATAATAAGAAATCCGGAAACTTGGGAGATTCATAATAGGATCGGGCATACTTTGATCCAATTATTTGTTCGCCAGTTGAAGGGAAATTTAAAGACGGATATCAGTGAAGAAGGCACTTCCGTTCAACTTGATTTTTTTCGAAATGCGCGGTAACCTTCGAGACAATCGATGAGAAATCCGATAAAAACCGATCGAAGTTTGATATCGACGATTCGATTGAGCGATCTTTATCGGGATTCTAGTATTCCGTTCCTACAAGTTAGTCGACTACAAAATCTACCGTCCGATTTCGCCGAATATTTCAGCGGACATCGACATGATTACTTTGCGGTGTTCTTTTTTTTAAAAGGGGAGGGCAATCATAAGATCGATTTTGTGAATCATGAGATCGAGGATAATTCGCTTTTCTTCATACGTCCGGGCCAGGTTCATTCCTGGAGGTTTGATTCTCCGGTTATCGGATACGCTTTAAAATTCGCACCCGAGTTCTACGCTAGAAATTCGGCGGCGCGCTCCTCGATTTTCGGCTTCCCTTTTTTCAAATCGGGAAGTTCCCGTTCAAAGCTGGGAATCCGGGAATCCCAGGCGTTAGCTCGAGATTTCGATCGTTTACTCGCAGAACGAGAAAACGAATCGGAAGAAGGAATTCTATTTGCTCTGACTCAACTTATTTTGTTGGAGATCAAACGGGAATACGAGTTCGGATGCGAGGTTTCCGATATCACCGACGAACTTATTTCCGAGTTCGAGCAAATTCTGGAAGGGAATTTTATTCGGGAAAGATCGACCGTGTTTTACGCGAGAAGGCTTGGCGTATCAGCCTCTGCTTTAAATTCGGCTTGTAAAAAAAGACTCGGTCTTAATGCAAAATCGGTAATCAACGACAGGATCCTATTAGAGATCAAGCGTTTGTTGGTTCATTCACCCAATAGCATAACGGCGATTTCCCGGGAAGTTAATTTTTCTGACAACGCTTACTTGAGCCGTTTCTTTCGTGCCCAAACGGGAGTCTCTCCGGAACGATACAGGGAAGAAAATCGAAAAGTGCAATAACTTTCGCATTTCGTCCATTTACTTTCACTATCGATTTGCGTACTATCCTTCCTATTCGGCGAAGGATTTTTGGTCGCCGTATTTAGGAGATAAGAATGCTCGAGATACTTTTAGCTACGGAAACGAATTTTGCTATAACGCTTCTTCGGATCATATTAGGAGCCGTAATGCTGCCTCACGGTCTTCAAAAACTGTTCGGTTGGATGGGCGGTTTCGGATTTACTTCAACGATTCATTTTTTTGCGTCGGTAGGAATTCCCTCTCTTATCGGATTTTTGATCATAGTTGCGGAATCATTCGGAGCCTTGGCTTTAATACTCGGGTTCTGCACTAGATTATCCGCGTTGGGTATCGGGATCGTAATGATCGGGGCCGCGTTCTTCCAAAGGAAAAACGGTTTTTTTATGAACTGGTTCGGAAATCAAACGGGTGAAGGATTCGAGTACCATGTCTTAGCTATCGGGATCGCAATTGCGTTGCTGATTTTAGGCGGCGGGGCGGCCTCAGTGGACCGCATCCTTCAGGATCGATTGAAGTAACGCGATTGAAATCGATTCGAAAACTTTCGAACCTATGTGTTTAAGAGAGATTACGAATTTGGAAACTATCGAATCGGTTGCCGAAAGTTTATTACTAGAGGGTAAACTTTTAATGCGAAGTACATTCGATTCCAAACGCTTCGACTTATATCTTTCCGGCTAGTTTTTGTTGGAAGAAATTAAAAATTATCCGGAGGCGAGGAACTTTTTGAAAAAGAGTTGCCTGCTTAAAGATTACTCAAAAAGTAGAAAGCGTGAGATCTGTCCGGTTCAAGCAATCGCTTATTTCTGTTCTGATGGCGCTTATCGCTCTGCCAATGGAACAAGATGGATCGATAGATTTATCCGCCCTTGGATTCGATCGTGCCGAATCTTCCTATATTAGGGGGATAACGGCACCGGTTCATGCGAATGCCGCTCAGACAATCTCTAACGAGGACTCCAGGCATTTAGCCATTTCCTTTAGGAGTAGATACGACTTCATGGATTACTTCTGTGAAGTCGTTTCCGAATCGGAAAAATTCAAGGTTTTCTTTCCTTCGAGCAAAATATCGTTTACGACATACTATTATATTCGTCTTATTTCCGTTCTCTTACTCAATATCCCCCCTCCAATTCTTACCTAATTTGATCGAAAGCTAATATTCGACGGGTATAGATTTATTCCCGTGGCGAAGACTACGCTTCGTTTTGTTGTGGACGACGTATCTTTTCTGATGAAGCGCGAAAACCCGGCTGCTTGCATTCGGGGAGGACCTTTCATGAAAACGGATTCGAATCCGATTTCATGACCGGGCGAGTCGCGTCGAACCGATATAGTGCATTAAAAAAAATTCATATTCACGAGGGATCCGAACGTGATGCCTCTATTTTGAGATCGGAATAAAAAACCGATTTTTATCCGCTGCTTACTCTCAACGAACTAAGTAGCGAGGAGCTTTGATTATAGAATGAACATGCTTTTTAGAACTAGAGCGCGATTGATCCTATTTTTAGCAGGACTCGCGTTTTTGCTGACCTTCACGACACTTTTAATAAGGAAAACGAAAAACGTACCGAATTCGTTTCCTGAGAAGCCTAGCGTTTCTGCGGACGGATCGAAAATCGAATTCAAGAAGGGAAGTCCCGGTCTCGCAATGATCAAGATCGTAGAGATCGATAAAAACGGAAATTTCGTAAACATTCATGCCCCTGCAAGACTGATCGCTTCTACCGTAGCTTCCGTATCGGAGGGAGATCCTCTCGTGTTATTCGAGTCGCCCGAAATTCAGAAATTATATCAGGGATATCTTCATTCAAAGAATACCTTGAATCAATCGAGTAAGAATCTGGAACGAATCCGCGATATGTTTCGACGTAAAGTCGCAAACGAGAAGGATTTAATTGAAGCGGAAACGGAGGCTGAAAATGCCGCAGCGAAAGTCGCCGAATTAGAAGGAAAACTTCGAGCGTTGGGATTAAATCCTTCGATGCTAAACAAAGCAGGTTTGCATACCGCCTGGGTTATCAGCGACGTTCCGGAATCACAACTTCATAATTTGAAAAAGGGGACCGATGTCGAACTGAAATTTTCCTCGTTCCCGAATGAGGTTTGGCGGGGGAAGGCGGAGGCATTGGGAGATAATGTGGATCCGATTACGAGAACGGTTAAGGTGAGGATTACGATCGCCAACGCGGATCGAAAACTTAAGCCGGGAATGTACGCCACGGTGAAGTTTCCGGAAAGTTTAAATTCGGGTGCCATCCTACTTCCTGCGATCGCCGCAGTATCAGTGGAAGGAAAAACCTACGTATTCTTAGAGGGAAAGCCCGGAGAGTTTTTCCGCCGGGAAATTACCCTAGGAGTTTCCAACGAGGACGTAGTGAGCGTTCTTGACGGTTTGGAAAAGGGAGAGCGAGTCGTAGTCGACGGAGCGATTCTATTGAAAGGCTTGAGCTTCGGTTTTTGAAGATGATGGAAGAATATTTCGAACAGCTCGCCGCTTCGTCGTTTCATTTTAACGGATCACGGGTATCGGTCGCCGCGGGCGAAGGTTCCATGAGCCCGATCTATGGAACAGAAAATTCAGAATTTGTTAATTATATATACTTAATTAATAAATACATTTTGTCTATCGGTTTCGTATCGGATCTACTTCATTTGTTTCGGAAGATGGGCCGATCCGGGTTCCGTTCGGAAAAGTTCTCGGCCGCTTATTGCGAGGGTTGCCTTGGATGAAAATCATCAATAGTATTATAGAAACTGCATTAAAGAATAGGATATTCACCTTGGTGGCCGGAGCCGTCGCTTTATTGATCGGAATTTGGTCTTGGATAGATATTCGTAAGGAAGCTTATTCCGATATCGCCGATACGCAAGTCCGGGTAGTCGCTAAATTTCCGGGGAAGGCGACATTGGAAGTGGAAGAGCGGGTCACGATGCCTATCGAAAGAGTACTGCATTCCACTCCGAATGTGATCGTACGGCGTTCGAGGACGATTAACGGACTCGTCGTGTTTCAGTTCGTCTTCGAAGAAGGAACCGACGATTACTTTGCCAGGATGCGATTGATGGAAAAGGTTCGGGACGCCGTGATTCCGGACGAGGTTACGCCGACACTGGCCCCGATGAGTTCTCCCGTAGGGGAGGTATATCGATATGTCGTGGAATCGATGGGCGGTAATCACACTCCGATGGAGCTTAGGAGTATCCAGGACTGGATCGTGATTCCTAAGATGCTCCAAGTTTCCGGAATTGCGGACGTAGTGACTTTTGGGGGATTACCGAAGCAATTTCATATCGTGATGAACCCGGAAAGTTTGATTCGATATCAGGCCACGGTTGCCGATGTGATCGATGCCGTGCAAAGTAATAACTTGAATACCGGCGGAAATTTTCTTTTGCAAGGAGAGCAGTCGCTACCGATTCGATCTCTCGGTGCCATTCGGGAAATCAGTCAAATCGAGGATATCGTCGTCAAAAATCTAAACGGAGTCCCGGTTTTCGTAAAGAATATCGGAACCGTGGAAGTCGCCCCTCCTATTCCTAGCGGGGTTCTTGGATATACCATTCAAAACGATCAAGAAGGATTGATCGATGTCGATTCGGCGGTCCAAGGTTTGGTCGCGATGCGTCGTTGGGTGGAGCCGAATGCTTTCCTAGAAAGAGTTCGTGCGAAGGTGAAGGAAATTAACGAAAAATACATGCCCGCAGGGACGCGATTGCGTACGACCTACGATCGAGGAGATCTAGTTCAGTACACCTTGCGCACGGTAGGCACCACGTTGTTGGAAGGAATTGCCGTCGTTAGCTTGGTCGTTATCTTCTTTGTAGGAAGCATTCGCGCCTCCTTCGTCGTCGTGGCCACAATTCCGTTCGCTCTCTTATTTTCGTTTACGATGATGAATTCTTCCGGAATCTCCGCGAGTCTTCTCTCGCTGGGTGCCGTCGATTTCGGCATCGTCGTGGATAGCGCGGTAGTGATGGTGGAGAATATCATGAGGCGTTATAAGAACGCCACGTTACAGGAAAAGCAAAAAGGAATCATTCGATTTACTTTGGAATGCGCCTCCGAAGTCGGAACTGAAATTCTTTTTGCGATTCTGATCATCATCCTGGCATACCTTCCCATATTTTCATTCGAACGAATCGAAGGTCGCCTTTTTAAGCCGATGGCCTTCACATTATCCTTTGCGATTTTCGGAGCCTTGCTCTTTACGATGACCATCGTTCCGGTCTTAATGTCCTTCTTCTATCGGAGGTATTTCGAGTCTTCGAATCCGGGCCCGATCGAATGGCATAATCCGATTTATCATTGGATTGAAACTCAATATGAAAGAATCGTTCATTATCTGGTCGATCGATCCAGGCGAGTCGTCGCCATAGCATTCTCCGCCGTAACAGGACTTCTAGTAGTCGGATTCATGTCTCTTGGAACGGAGTTCCTCCCTTCGTTGGACGAAGGCGGCTTTACTCTTCGACTCTATTTTCCTGTAGGGATCTCCTTACCGGAAGCGAAGAAGTTCATTCCGAAAGTCAGAAAAATCATTTATAAAAACGAAATGGTGGACACCATCCTATCCCAGTACGGTAGGAACGACGATGGAACGGATCCGCTACCTCCGAACCGGTTGGAAGTTTATATCGGATTAAAAGATTATAAAGCTTGGAGAGAGAAGATCACGAAAGAGGAACTCTTACTTCGCTTACGAAACGATCTTGAAGAAGGACTACCCGGAGTAAGAGTCAGCTTTTCGCAACCGATCATGGACAATCTTTCCGAAGCCATCATGGGGACGATCGCCGACTTGGCGGTATTCGTTTCCGGGCAGGACATGAAAGTGATGCGGAACCTATCGGAACAGATTTTAACGATCGTTTCCGAAATGAAGGGCGCAAGCGAGTACGGAATAGAGCAGGAAGGACCCGCGCCGCAGCTCGTGATTCGAATTCGGAGGGATGTCGCCGCTCGGTACGGCATCAACGTAAGCGATATTCAGCAAGTGATAGAGGCTGCCGTCGGGATGGAGCCGATCAGCGATCTGTACGAAGGCCCGATGGATGATCCGCCTAAAGAAAGAGCCCTTTACGGGATTGTCGTTCGATTCGCCAAGGATTATCGGGAATCGGCCAGGGAAATAGCGAGAATTCCCATCATCTCCCCTAGAGGAGAAAGAATTCCGCTTTCGGAGCTCGCAGACATTACTCAAGAAGATTCGCCTACCATGATTTTCCGTCAGGACGGTAAGCGAACGATTACGGTTCGATTGAATGTGAGAGGACGGGATCAGGGAGGTTTTGTTTCCGAACTTCAAAAAAGGGTAAAGAAAGAAGTTCATTTTCCTGACGGTTATGAGGTGAAGTACGGCGGTCAGTACGAGAACTTGGCAAGGGTCGGGAAGCAGCTCGCAATCGTAATTCCTTTAACGATAGGGATTATTTTCGGATTATTGTATCTGCTTTATCGGGATCTTAGGTCGGTGTTCGTTGCGCTTTCCTGTATTCCTCTCTCCCTTATCGGAGGAATCTATGCTCTATTAGCGAGGGGATATTACTTTAACGTGTCCGCTGGAGTTGGCTTTATCTCCCTTTTCGGAATCGCTACGATGGCGGGAATTCTATTCGTGTCCAAGGCCAATCATTACTTACACGAAAAAATACCGGGTGCGCCAAAAATGAACGTCCGTGAAGCTTCGGTGGCCTCGGCGGTCAGCCAACTTCGACCTCGTTTAATGACTATGTTGCTGGCATTGCTAGGCTTAATTCCCGCAACGATGGCAACCGGAGTAGGTTCGGATGTTCAAAGACCCTTGGCTACGGTGATGGTAGGCGGATTGACCTCGGCGTTGCTTCTGGTGTTAACCGTCATGCCGAGTTTGTATATCCTGATCATGGAAAAAAGGGAAGAAAAGAATCAAACTCCTGAATCGAATTCGCTCGTTCTTCATCCGTCATCCTACGCTGTTGAAAGCGATAATGAGGATGAAGAAAAGCCGAAACATAAGCCAAAGACAGGCAAAGATTCTAAACAAACTCGAAGGAAGGATCGGGCAAGACATTAGGAATTGCTTAATTTTCAAGGATAGACGTCGATCGGCGAGAGTCCGATCGGACGTAAGCAAGACGACATTTCCGAATTTGTGGATTACCTCGAATCGAGTCGCATGAAAGTTACCCGGCGGGCAACCGGGTACTTGAGGCTATCGATAGGTCCTATCTTTTTTCATCAATGGAAGGATCAATCAGGTCACTTTAGCCTTGGCAATAAAGCGGGCAAAAAGAGTCGGAAAAAATTTGTGCAACCAAACTCCGAAATTTTCCCGCGGACCTGCTATGATGACTTCCAGTTTTTCTTCGGCAATCGCACTCAGGATACGTCTTGCACATTCGTTAGGATCGATTCCGTTCGAAATCACCTGGTCCATTTTACCTTGTTTCTTCCCGTCTCCCTTCAGAGCGTTATTTGAAATCTGCGTTTTGACGAACCCGGGATAGACTAACGTGATTTTGATTTTTTCATCGGTATTTTCCGCCCTCAAAGCCTCAAAAAAACCGGTCAACGCGGCTTTCGTGGCGGAGTAGCCTGTTCTTAACGGAACCCCGAATAATCCGGCCACGCTTGAAATCGAAGAGATCCAGCCGGTACGACGTTCTCGCATAAACGGTAGTACCGCAAGTGTCAGCGCGATATTACCGAAATAGTTTACATTCATCAAAGACTCGTAGGTTTTGACCGAAGTTTCATGAGCAAAAGATCGCTGGCTGATTCCTCCGTTATTGATCAAGACGTCGATTTGGCCGAATTTCCGGATTACTTTTTCCGGAAGTTTATTTAAAGTATTATAATTTTCTAAATCTAATGGAAGGATTAGGCAATTCGAGTCTGTCAAATCGTTTTCCGCCTTGACCCTTTTCAGTTCCTTTTCTCTACGGGCTGAAAGGACGATCTT
This window encodes:
- a CDS encoding AraC family transcriptional regulator, whose translation is MRNPIKTDRSLISTIRLSDLYRDSSIPFLQVSRLQNLPSDFAEYFSGHRHDYFAVFFFLKGEGNHKIDFVNHEIEDNSLFFIRPGQVHSWRFDSPVIGYALKFAPEFYARNSAARSSIFGFPFFKSGSSRSKLGIRESQALARDFDRLLAERENESEEGILFALTQLILLEIKREYEFGCEVSDITDELISEFEQILEGNFIRERSTVFYARRLGVSASALNSACKKRLGLNAKSVINDRILLEIKRLLVHSPNSITAISREVNFSDNAYLSRFFRAQTGVSPERYREENRKVQ
- a CDS encoding sensor histidine kinase, which translates into the protein MLFKKIAIIYEDRDYLTKQKALHIFILNVFTLILSTLASILYISKGVRPGYIIIILSSIVSIFLIFTKRFDLAVNVNLIAGLFSVTAGWFFGAKDGNFIFSISTLIIVFLYLSNIRNTILVSIYCLGLLIFKGWVSGNTDKAGIIYYSDTIVMYSLFALISILTVRVIKVYSDEKDILIKEIHHRVRNNLQILSGLIEVQKTEFGPELVHHCTEIQNRIFAISKVHNYVYKSGSYLKVDCKVVFREIISNLISVFFSDMPPPSVEEKIENINLSVEDAIPLALILNEILLNFFQPHTDSIISSTIVVELAESDHAYRLRIYDSIIRNPETWEIHNRIGHTLIQLFVRQLKGNLKTDISEEGTSVQLDFFRNAR
- a CDS encoding SDR family oxidoreductase — its product is MNSFYKNKVVWITGASSGIGEAIVQELSSQGAKIVLSARREKELKRVKAENDLTDSNCLILPLDLENYNTLNKLPEKVIRKFGQIDVLINNGGISQRSFAHETSVKTYESLMNVNYFGNIALTLAVLPFMRERRTGWISSISSVAGLFGVPLRTGYSATKAALTGFFEALRAENTDEKIKITLVYPGFVKTQISNNALKGDGKKQGKMDQVISNGIDPNECARRILSAIAEEKLEVIIAGPRENFGVWLHKFFPTLFARFIAKAKVT
- a CDS encoding efflux RND transporter permease subunit, whose protein sequence is MKIINSIIETALKNRIFTLVAGAVALLIGIWSWIDIRKEAYSDIADTQVRVVAKFPGKATLEVEERVTMPIERVLHSTPNVIVRRSRTINGLVVFQFVFEEGTDDYFARMRLMEKVRDAVIPDEVTPTLAPMSSPVGEVYRYVVESMGGNHTPMELRSIQDWIVIPKMLQVSGIADVVTFGGLPKQFHIVMNPESLIRYQATVADVIDAVQSNNLNTGGNFLLQGEQSLPIRSLGAIREISQIEDIVVKNLNGVPVFVKNIGTVEVAPPIPSGVLGYTIQNDQEGLIDVDSAVQGLVAMRRWVEPNAFLERVRAKVKEINEKYMPAGTRLRTTYDRGDLVQYTLRTVGTTLLEGIAVVSLVVIFFVGSIRASFVVVATIPFALLFSFTMMNSSGISASLLSLGAVDFGIVVDSAVVMVENIMRRYKNATLQEKQKGIIRFTLECASEVGTEILFAILIIILAYLPIFSFERIEGRLFKPMAFTLSFAIFGALLFTMTIVPVLMSFFYRRYFESSNPGPIEWHNPIYHWIETQYERIVHYLVDRSRRVVAIAFSAVTGLLVVGFMSLGTEFLPSLDEGGFTLRLYFPVGISLPEAKKFIPKVRKIIYKNEMVDTILSQYGRNDDGTDPLPPNRLEVYIGLKDYKAWREKITKEELLLRLRNDLEEGLPGVRVSFSQPIMDNLSEAIMGTIADLAVFVSGQDMKVMRNLSEQILTIVSEMKGASEYGIEQEGPAPQLVIRIRRDVAARYGINVSDIQQVIEAAVGMEPISDLYEGPMDDPPKERALYGIVVRFAKDYRESAREIARIPIISPRGERIPLSELADITQEDSPTMIFRQDGKRTITVRLNVRGRDQGGFVSELQKRVKKEVHFPDGYEVKYGGQYENLARVGKQLAIVIPLTIGIIFGLLYLLYRDLRSVFVALSCIPLSLIGGIYALLARGYYFNVSAGVGFISLFGIATMAGILFVSKANHYLHEKIPGAPKMNVREASVASAVSQLRPRLMTMLLALLGLIPATMATGVGSDVQRPLATVMVGGLTSALLLVLTVMPSLYILIMEKREEKNQTPESNSLVLHPSSYAVESDNEDEEKPKHKPKTGKDSKQTRRKDRARH
- a CDS encoding DoxX family protein, whose protein sequence is MLEILLATETNFAITLLRIILGAVMLPHGLQKLFGWMGGFGFTSTIHFFASVGIPSLIGFLIIVAESFGALALILGFCTRLSALGIGIVMIGAAFFQRKNGFFMNWFGNQTGEGFEYHVLAIGIAIALLILGGGAASVDRILQDRLK
- a CDS encoding efflux RND transporter periplasmic adaptor subunit; amino-acid sequence: MNMLFRTRARLILFLAGLAFLLTFTTLLIRKTKNVPNSFPEKPSVSADGSKIEFKKGSPGLAMIKIVEIDKNGNFVNIHAPARLIASTVASVSEGDPLVLFESPEIQKLYQGYLHSKNTLNQSSKNLERIRDMFRRKVANEKDLIEAETEAENAAAKVAELEGKLRALGLNPSMLNKAGLHTAWVISDVPESQLHNLKKGTDVELKFSSFPNEVWRGKAEALGDNVDPITRTVKVRITIANADRKLKPGMYATVKFPESLNSGAILLPAIAAVSVEGKTYVFLEGKPGEFFRREITLGVSNEDVVSVLDGLEKGERVVVDGAILLKGLSFGF